One Phaseolus vulgaris cultivar G19833 chromosome 2, P. vulgaris v2.0, whole genome shotgun sequence DNA window includes the following coding sequences:
- the LOC137810739 gene encoding WPP domain-interacting tail-anchored protein 2 isoform X1, translating to MDEFANKVEGDFYAVDSAFGKPYALQGFSTKENDAQELSLQALTEIDYRLAYFAEKLVNLHMLYIYLLSEESDLEAIDSKNNCILAHLFEKAMTFDLLSGILDSEVRELDSFMDALQEEIVDASDKIFSCSHLTEFFLMMDKKLCDVEESVKQFQQQLIELKMQSSQLPKTMEAYRKENCETGKALNLSGNGQLSDVKAKSNDQMVEQRRYILKMLEKSLARELKLERRLAESKSNEDLKLKLHYTEQVAFYMEEAAEVVWGRFLEADNTAEVLMGISKGIMGRLQVTEFNLSSSMQRENELRSTVQNLMEQLKAKDAALDKLETCNVHSTKEKSDVLALREKLKFLEKERKDFELRINNTIAENEAYHEHQIEMENFVESLRENIDIALTRAESAEAKVTHLTETNLELTEEMNFLKGTASTAEKKVGSLEKQLRELDIQLQSAKASSEASQEQQNMLYTAIWDMEILIEELKSKVSKAESNNESAAEKCFVLSQTNLELNEELDLLRSRTISLKTSLDQASNTNFSRAKEIDTKTKLIMDMVMQLATQRESINNQLLALKQENKHLVQKLKNTKIDGPLHTCNNGLNNRNEDQASNNNSSNDSCAKSSDEEGIDYFNAAFQVDEESASSNTRVASSISEDKLASSRKLSFLSVAFYVPLVSVLAIWFFDKGNIFLSKSL from the exons ATGGATGAATTTGCTAATAAAGTTGAAGGTGACTTTTATGCTGTAGATTCAGCTTTTGGAAAACCCTACGCACTTCAGGGGTTCTCAACAAAAGAAAATGACGCGCAAGAGTTATCCCTGCAAGCTTTAACGGAAATAGATTATCGCCTAGCCTATTTTGCCGAGAAGCTGGTGAACTTGCATATGCTTTATATTTATCTATTAAGCGAGGAAAGTGATCTTGAAGCAATTGATTCAAAGAATAACTGCATCTTGGCACACTTATTTGAGAAGGCAATGACATTTGATCTATTGTCTGGCATTTTGGATTCTGAGGTAAGAGAGCTGGACAGTTTCATGGACGCTCTCCAAGAAGAAATTGTTGATGCTagtgataaaatattttcatgtaGCCATTTGACTGAGTTTTTCCTTATGATGGACAAAAAATTATGTGACGTAGAAGAGTCTGTGAAGCAGTTTCAACAGCAGTTAATTGAGTTGAAAATGCAATCATCCCAGTTACCGAAAACCATGGAAGCTTATCGAAAGGAAAATT GCGAAACGGGGAAGGCCTTGAATTTATCAGGAAATGGTCAACTTTCAGATGTGAAAGCAAAATCCAATGATCAGATGGTTGAACAGCGAAGATATATTCTAAAAATGCTTGAGAAATCTCTTGCAAGGGAGCTAAAACTTGAAAGGAGGTTAGCAGAGTCAAAAAGCAATGAGGACCTAAAGTTGAAACTGCATTACACAGAACAAGTTGCATTTTATATGGAAGAGGCAGCAGAAGTAGTTTGGGGAAGATTTCTAGAGGCAGACAATACTGCAGAGGTTTTAATGGGGATTTCTAAAGGAATAATGGGACGCCTTCAAGTAACTGAGTTCAACCTCAGTAGTTCTATGCAACGAGAAAATGAGCTGAGATCAACAGTTCAAAATTTGATGGAGCAACTCAAGGCTAAAGATGCTGCTTTAGATAAGCTTGAGACATGTAATGTTCATAGTACTAAGGAAAAATCTGATGTGTTGGCTTTGAGGGAAAAGTTGAAGTTTcttgaaaaagagagaaaggatTTTGAGCTTCGGATTAATAATACGATTGCGGAGAATGAAGCATATCATGAACATCAAATTGAAATGGAAAATTTTGTTGAGTCTCTGAGAGAAAACATTGACATTGCATTAACTCGGGCTGAGAGTGCAGAAGCCAAGGTTACGCACCTAACTGAGACCAACTTGGAACTTACTGAAGAGATGAATTTTCTTAAAGGGACTGCAAGCACTGCAGAGAAAAAGGTTGGTTCACTTGAGAAGCAACTAAGGGAATTAGATATCCAACTACAGAGTGCAAAGGCATCTTCTGAAGCAAGTCAAGAACAGCAGAACATGTTATACACAGCTATATGGGATATGGAAATATTAATTGAAGAGCTGAAGTCAAAGGTTTCAAAAGCTGAAAGTAATAATGAAAGTGCTGCTGAGAAATGCTTTGTGCTATCCCAAACAAACTTAGAACTTAATGAAGAATTGGATCTCCTTAGGTCCAGAACAATAAGCTTGAAAACATCTTTGGATCAAGCTAGCAATACAAATTTTTCGAGGGCAAAAGAAATTGATACTAAGACCAAGCTTATCATGGATATGGTAATGCAATTAGCCACTCAAAGGGAGAGCATCAATAACCAG TTACTTGCCTTAAAACAGGAAAATAAACATTTGGTACAAAAGTTAAAGAATACTAAAATTGATGGCCCTTTACATACATGCAACAATGGACTAAATAACAGAAACGAAGATCAAGCTTCCAACAATAACTCAAGCAATGATAGCTGTGCGAAATCGTCAGATGAAGAAGGAATAGATTACTTTAATGCGGCCTTTCAG
- the LOC137810739 gene encoding WPP domain-interacting tail-anchored protein 2 isoform X2: MDEFANKVEGDFYAVDSAFGKPYALQGFSTKENDAQELSLQALTEIDYRLAYFAEKLVNLHMLYIYLLSEESDLEAIDSKNNCILAHLFEKAMTFDLLSGILDSEVRELDSFMDALQEEIVDASDKIFSCSHLTEFFLMMDKKLCDVEESVKQFQQQLIELKMQSSQLPKTMEAYRKENCETGKALNLSGNGQLSDVKAKSNDQMVEQRRYILKMLEKSLARELKLERRLAESKSNEDLKLKLHYTEQVAFYMEEAAEVVWGRFLEADNTAEVLMGISKGIMGRLQVTEFNLSSSMQRENELRSTVQNLMEQLKAKDAALDKLETCNVHSTKEKSDVLALREKLKFLEKERKDFELRINNTIAENEAYHEHQIEMENFVESLRENIDIALTRAESAEAKVTHLTETNLELTEEMNFLKGTASTAEKKVGSLEKQLRELDIQLQSAKASSEASQEQQNMLYTAIWDMEILIEELKSKVSKAESNNESAAEKCFVLSQTNLELNEELDLLRSRTISLKTSLDQASNTNFSRAKEIDTKTKLIMDMVMQLATQRESINNQLLALKQENKHLVQKLKNTKIDGPLHTCNNGLNNRNEDQASNNNSSNDSCAKSSDEEGIDYFNAAFQAGG, encoded by the exons ATGGATGAATTTGCTAATAAAGTTGAAGGTGACTTTTATGCTGTAGATTCAGCTTTTGGAAAACCCTACGCACTTCAGGGGTTCTCAACAAAAGAAAATGACGCGCAAGAGTTATCCCTGCAAGCTTTAACGGAAATAGATTATCGCCTAGCCTATTTTGCCGAGAAGCTGGTGAACTTGCATATGCTTTATATTTATCTATTAAGCGAGGAAAGTGATCTTGAAGCAATTGATTCAAAGAATAACTGCATCTTGGCACACTTATTTGAGAAGGCAATGACATTTGATCTATTGTCTGGCATTTTGGATTCTGAGGTAAGAGAGCTGGACAGTTTCATGGACGCTCTCCAAGAAGAAATTGTTGATGCTagtgataaaatattttcatgtaGCCATTTGACTGAGTTTTTCCTTATGATGGACAAAAAATTATGTGACGTAGAAGAGTCTGTGAAGCAGTTTCAACAGCAGTTAATTGAGTTGAAAATGCAATCATCCCAGTTACCGAAAACCATGGAAGCTTATCGAAAGGAAAATT GCGAAACGGGGAAGGCCTTGAATTTATCAGGAAATGGTCAACTTTCAGATGTGAAAGCAAAATCCAATGATCAGATGGTTGAACAGCGAAGATATATTCTAAAAATGCTTGAGAAATCTCTTGCAAGGGAGCTAAAACTTGAAAGGAGGTTAGCAGAGTCAAAAAGCAATGAGGACCTAAAGTTGAAACTGCATTACACAGAACAAGTTGCATTTTATATGGAAGAGGCAGCAGAAGTAGTTTGGGGAAGATTTCTAGAGGCAGACAATACTGCAGAGGTTTTAATGGGGATTTCTAAAGGAATAATGGGACGCCTTCAAGTAACTGAGTTCAACCTCAGTAGTTCTATGCAACGAGAAAATGAGCTGAGATCAACAGTTCAAAATTTGATGGAGCAACTCAAGGCTAAAGATGCTGCTTTAGATAAGCTTGAGACATGTAATGTTCATAGTACTAAGGAAAAATCTGATGTGTTGGCTTTGAGGGAAAAGTTGAAGTTTcttgaaaaagagagaaaggatTTTGAGCTTCGGATTAATAATACGATTGCGGAGAATGAAGCATATCATGAACATCAAATTGAAATGGAAAATTTTGTTGAGTCTCTGAGAGAAAACATTGACATTGCATTAACTCGGGCTGAGAGTGCAGAAGCCAAGGTTACGCACCTAACTGAGACCAACTTGGAACTTACTGAAGAGATGAATTTTCTTAAAGGGACTGCAAGCACTGCAGAGAAAAAGGTTGGTTCACTTGAGAAGCAACTAAGGGAATTAGATATCCAACTACAGAGTGCAAAGGCATCTTCTGAAGCAAGTCAAGAACAGCAGAACATGTTATACACAGCTATATGGGATATGGAAATATTAATTGAAGAGCTGAAGTCAAAGGTTTCAAAAGCTGAAAGTAATAATGAAAGTGCTGCTGAGAAATGCTTTGTGCTATCCCAAACAAACTTAGAACTTAATGAAGAATTGGATCTCCTTAGGTCCAGAACAATAAGCTTGAAAACATCTTTGGATCAAGCTAGCAATACAAATTTTTCGAGGGCAAAAGAAATTGATACTAAGACCAAGCTTATCATGGATATGGTAATGCAATTAGCCACTCAAAGGGAGAGCATCAATAACCAG TTACTTGCCTTAAAACAGGAAAATAAACATTTGGTACAAAAGTTAAAGAATACTAAAATTGATGGCCCTTTACATACATGCAACAATGGACTAAATAACAGAAACGAAGATCAAGCTTCCAACAATAACTCAAGCAATGATAGCTGTGCGAAATCGTCAGATGAAGAAGGAATAGATTACTTTAATGCGGCCTTTCAGGCAG